The following nucleotide sequence is from Candidatus Nezhaarchaeales archaeon.
ATAGGAGGGCTAACGGATGTACTAGTCCTTCACGCTTATCGTAGTAGCACGCCTTCAACCTTTCCACGTTGACGTATGGAAACCGCTTTTTAACCTCCTCAAGCCTTAACGGATCGCATTGAACCCCCATACGCTTATAGGCCTTATACTTCTCCTCTAAAGCCTTAGCTTCCTCCTCCTCTAAGGCTACGATTAGACATCCACTCCGCCTGAATAGGGTGTTAACTCCGAGTTTATCGGGGAGCTTATCGTGCATCTTTAAGCCCATTAACGCTAGCTTAGCTACGTCGTCTACCACCCTCTCCCTTACGAGCCCTATATCCCTTCCAGTCGATCCGAATCCTAGGTAGTTAGCCTCGAAAACCATGGTTTTTAAGCCGCGTTTAGCGACGTTGTAGGCTATGCTTAAACCTAGAGCCCCTCCACCTACTACGGCTACGTCAACCTTCAACCTTCTTCACCCGAGAAGATACCTATCGGAACCGGGTCGATAGGAGGCCTAATAACCACCGTTTTCGCCTCGCGGAGTTTACCTTTCTGCCCTAGGATCCTTATTAGGTGCATCATGCACGACTTACCTTGACACGGGCCCGTAGTCGCGCCCGTAAACCTTTTAAGGGTTTCTAGGTCGTCGTAACCGGCCTCTATGGCTTTAAGTACGTCATCCTCTGTTACGTCGTGGCAGAGGCAGATGAACTTCTTAGCCTTCATACGGATCACCGTCGGATGATCCTTACGGCTCTAACCTCGAAAACGTGCTTCGGATCGGGGGTTTCAACCGTTATTACGAAGGCGGGGTCTTGCTTCTGTGGACGTAGCGCCTTAACGATCCTACCGATGCCGACCTCCCTCCCCGATCTATCTAGAAGCACCGCTTCATCACCTACCTTAGGCTCCGGTAGAAGCTCGTATGGCATACTTACGTAGCCCTTGCCATCCTTTATCTGAATACAGAAGATGGCTAAACCGGGGCATGAACTAATGCATAACTCGCAGCCTACACACTTATCCCAATCCACTCTGGGGGGTTTACTTATGGACTCCTTCATTATGGCTTTAACCTTACATACCACGGCGCACGGGTTACACGGTATTTCCTGAACGCATTCAATAACTGCTACCCTTCCCTTCTTCACCCTATCCTCGGGTGGTAGGATGTTTAGCTTCATTAGCTCTTCAAGCGTAAAGTACCCTTTAACTACGTATTCTTGACCGTTCACTTCATTTCAGCCTCGACGCGCTCTATATCGTCGACGGTAACGACCTTTAAGCCCTTCTTAACCCTATCGCTAAACGGTGAAGACCTTTCATCTTCGAGCTCCTTATGAAGCTCCATTATCGTGTTCCACTCAGCTTTACCGCCATAGCCTAGGCTTAAACTAGCATGTAAGCCGGCTATGGCGCCTTCAAGCATTGCTGTAGCAGCCTCCTCAATCCCTGAGCAATCGCCGGCTATGTAAACATCCCTTCTTACCCTACCGTATACGTCGCGTACCGGTACGAAGCCTCCTAGCTCCGGAACTAACACCATCTTCGGTTTAAAGTGCTGTATTAAATCGTAGGTAGGGTTAAGGCCGACGGCTACGCATATGAAGTCGCAGTCTAACACCTTCTCCGTTCCAGGTATGGGGTTAAAGCGTTCATCGAGTTGTACTATTACGGCTCCTTCAACCCTCTTCTTACCTAGAGCCTTGAGTATGGTATGTCTCGTATAGATGGGGACTCCAAGCCTCCTTACTTTAGCGGCGTGTACGAGGTAGCCGCCTATTCGTGGCGCGGCTTCAACTATGGCTTTAACGTTTACACCAGCTTGCATTAGCTGGTAGGATACTATTAGGCCTACGTTACCGGAGCCTACCATGAGCCCGGCCTCGCCCGGCTTTATGCCGTAAACGTTCATAAGGGTTTGAACCCCGCCGGCACCATAAACCCCGGGTAGATCGTTATTTTCAAAGACTAACGTCCTCTCGTAAGCGCCGGTAGCGATGATAAATTTCTTCGCCTTCACCTTAACCAACGTACTGTTATCCTTTACGGCTGTAAGTATACCCTCCCTAGGGTAGTAGCCGAAGGCCGATGTGGAGGTTAAGGCCTTTACGGAGTTCAGCTTTAGAAGCGTTTCGACCATTTCCTCGGCGAGCTTAAAACCTCTCCTACCGGCACAGTAAGTTACGTTTCCGAAGAATTTATGCGTCTGTTTAATTAATTGTCCACCTAGTAGGTGTTTATCGTCCATTACGAGGACGCTTCTACATAGTTGTCCAGCCCTTATTGCTGCGGAGAGACCCGCTGGCCCTCCACCTATTACGGCTACGTCGACGTCGTAAGCCTCGGGCTTAAACCCCTTAACGCTTGCGTAGCTCACCCTTCCTATTCCCGTAAGTACCCTCATTAACTTCGTGAAGGCCCTTCGGAGGGGGGAAGGTTTTACAGCCATCTTCAAGTAAGCGCTTGAAGAAAGGTCTAACCTAGCTAGTATGGGGGCTAGAAAATCTGTGTCGGCGCTCGGCCAACCCTTCTGCCTCTTAACCTTCATCCCTTCCTCCACTTTAACCATGCAGGTCCTTACGTTCGGAACCCCGTTAACCTCCATCATGCACGCGGAGCACCTACCTATAGCGCAGAAGAAGCCTCTAGGCCTACGGTACTTGAAGCTCCTACTAAACACCTTTATACCGTTAGCGTATAGAGCCGCGGCGATGGTTTCATTCTCATACGCCTTAACGGGTTTACCTTCAAAGTAAAAGGTACACTCCTTACCCCTCTTAAAGGAGAGGATTGGGTGCTCGTAGATCCTTAAGTCAGGCAAGGTGAACCCTCTCCGCCTCTTCCTTCAAAGACCTTTTATACTTTACCTAAATAACCCTTAGAGCGGGTGTTCGACGGTTTTACGATAACATAACTATTCCAGCCTATCCTTAGAGGAAAGTAAGCGAGTTTTGAAGAGCCTCCACGAGGCGTGGCAAGCGCTGAAACGTAGGTGGAAGGAGGTTGCGCGTACACAATATGAAGAAGAAAGAAGCAAGCTTAGAGATAAGGCATGGAGAGGGCTCGAAGCCTTAAAGGAGAAGTACGACGGAAGGTTTGAAGAGCTTAAAAAGCGCATTGAGGCTTACTTCCAAGCCCATAAGCCCCTTAAACACTATGAGGTGCGTTTTAACTTCCATGAGTTTATCGGGGGTGAAATCTATGAAGCCCATGACTCTACGTAGGTGGATCTGTTAAGGGTCTCCCTTAAAACGTTTAAGGTGAAAGCCCGTGGAGGGGGAATATTTTACTTTTAACCTCGGCGATGCTTTCCTCCACTTCCCTCATAACCCGCTCCTTCCTGGCTTCGCTAAGTTCCGGCTCCTTCTCGTCGTCTATTATCGATGGGAGTTCGGCGTAGGTTATTGATTGGTAGAGCTTCTTCCAACCGTCAGGCAATTCGAGGTTCACGGGTATTTCACGGCCGGCGACTATCGACGTCGCTATGGTCCATACGCGGCTTACCGCGCTTAAGGAGTAGCCTCCTCCTCCAAGCATTACGTACTTCGCTCCTACCTCGTGTACTAGGCTATGCATCGCTTTAAGGTAGCTTCTATAGCCTTTACTCGTAAGCGCCATATGGGTTAGAATGTCCGTGTAATGGGTATCAACGCCGGTTTGCTGAATTACGACTTCGGGCTTAAAATTTTTAAAGAGCGGAACGACTACTTCGTCGAACGCCTTAAGGTAGGCGTCGTTAAAGGTATCCGGCGGTAGGGGGACGTTAACCATGAAGCCTTTCGCATCCCCTTCACCCATTTCGTCGACGAAGCCTTTCCCCGGGTATAGGTAACGCCCGCTTTCATGTAGGTCTATTTTTAAAGCCCGCGGCTCGTTATAGAGTACCTCTTGCGTACCGTCACCGTGATGCGCGTCGAAATCCACTATTAAAAGCCGCTTTACCTTATACTTTTCAAGTAGGTACTTAGCGGTTATGGCTACGTCGTTAAAAACGCAAAAGCCAGCGGCCCTACCGCTAGCCGCGTGATGAAGGCCTCCGCCAATATTGAAGGCGTGATCACATTTACCGGTCATTACGAGGTCGGCGGCTACGAGGCTACCTCCAACCTTATACGCTGAAACCTCGTAAACCCCTTTAAAAGCTGGTGTATCGCCGTAGTCTAAGTAGCCATAGCCGGTTAAGCTAGCTGCTTTAACGAAGTCTATATAGTCGCGGTTATGAACTAGTGAAAGCTCATCATCCGTGGCTTGCCTAGGTTGTTGTAGCTCTATAATACCGTGTTTAACGAGGTCGAGTGCTTTTATTAATTCAACGGTTAACCTATATCTTTCAGGCCTAAGGGGGTGTGTAGGGCCGAAGTCGTATTTTAAGTACGTTTCCCCGTAGACGAGGACAACCTTACACATCGTAGCTCCCCGCTTTTTAAGGCGGCCGGTTATAAAAGGTTTAAGCAGGGCTTCTTCGAAGGCTTCAGCGGCCTACGAATATTTAGCGTCGGAGGGGCGGTACATGCTTATCCCTATCTTCGTCTAGTTGCCTTTAGCGTTAGGCCCTTCTAAGCGCGATTTCAGCCGCTAACGCTATCGGGTTCCAAACGTCGGCTAAGGGTGGGGTGTAGCAGGAATCCATGTTCACTAGGTCGTAGGCGGTCATCCTACTTTGAATGGCTAACGCTAAGGCGTCAACCTTCGCCGCTACCCCTTCACCTCCGATTACCTGTCCGCCGATAAGCCTCATGGAGGACCTTTCGAAGACGAGCTTAACCCTTAAATCCTTAGCCCCCGGATAGTATTCGGCGTGGCTCTTCCACGTAACGGCTCCGATAGCTACATCTATCCCTAGCCGCTTAGCTTGCCAAACCGTTAGCCCCGTGGAGCCTACCTCTAAATCGAAGGCCTTAGTAACGATGGACGCTAAAACCCCGGGGAAGATAGCGTAACCACCAGCCGCATTAATCCCTGCAACCCTACCCTGCCTTACCGCTACTGTACCTAGTTGGCATAGTGTAGGCGTTAAGCTCAACATGTGAATGCTTTCCACGCAGTCACCGGCTGCGTATATGCCGCTAATCGAGGTCTCCATCCTAGGGTTAACCTTAATACCGCCGGTAGGGCCTAGCTCCAAGCCGATTTTAGACGCTAACTCGTTATTAACTCGAACTCCTATAGCTAATACCGCTAAGTCCGCTTTAAACTCCTCGCCGGATATAACGACGGCCCTTAGCCTTCCGTTACCGAGGAACTCACTAACCCTTCCACCTAGGATTAAACGTACTCCGGAGGATTCAACGGCCTTATGGATGATGGAGGCTACATCCTCATCAAGCGAGGAACGCATAACTTGGTTAAGGGCTTCAACCAGGGTAACCTTTAACCCTAACTTAACTAGGGCATTAGCTACCTCTAAACCAACCGGCCCTCCACCAATCACCACGGCCTCCTTAGCGTTAGAAGCAGCGCTACGTATCATTCTAGCGTCATCCATGGTTCTAAGCGGGTAAACCCCCTCCATACCTACGCCTTTAATCGGCGGTATGAAGGGCCTAGCTCCCGTAGCAATTATTAAGGAATCGTAGGCTAACCTTTCCTCCTTCCCTTCCTCCCTTAACACTCTAACAGTTTTAGCTTTAACGTCTACGTCGAGCACCCTAGATTTAAGTAGGAGGTCTATCCTCATCGTCCTATAGAACTCGAATGGGTATATGTAGAGCTTCTCGAAGCCTTCTATTTCACCGCTAATCACGAAGGGTAGGCCGCACCTCGAGTACGCAGGATGCGGTTCTTCGCTTACCACCTTAACGTCGACGTCCCTACGGGTTCGACGCGCGTTTAAAGCTGCGCTTAAACCAGCTGCGCCACCGCCAACTATAACGATCTTATTCAACTTGTAACACCCGTGGCGTTAAAGGGTTTACGTTACCACTTAAATAAGCTTGTACGCTATTAAATAGTTAAGTCTAGAAGGTCCTAGATTTTTCATTGCATGGTGCAATCTTGAACCTCGTAGTTCCTCCTTTACGCCTTATGCACATACTAAGCCTTCACAGTCGATGGTTATGCTGAGTACGCGGTAAAACTTCACGTTACTATCTATGGGTGTTGGAATCCTTCAACCATCCTATCAATTTTGATTAAGCGGTTTTGGATTCTCCCTAGAATCTCTTCAAATTTACTTTGTAATATGTTAATATTTTCATCATTAAGTCTCCTTCATCAATTATAGCTTTGTGGCTTAATTATTGTTATGTATTTGCTTCTTTGTTTTGGTATTGGGTTTGTGTTTATAGGTTTATGATTGTTTATGGATGCTTTTATTTCTAGCTTTTTTGCTATGTTTGGTAGCTCCTTAGTCTTAACGTTTACCACGAAGTGGATTTTAATGTAGCGCTTCTTCTTACCGTGTAAGCGTGTAACCCATCCACCGGACTTATGGACACTAATACCGCTCGAATTAACGGCTATGGGTTCACTTGAACCCCTCAACGAGCCGCGTAAAGATAGGTTAAGCGTTAAAATACGCCTCCTAATCCATGAGTAGTCGGCTGATGGAAGCCTGGGGATAAGCCTATTCAAGGCTCTAGTGAAGCCTTCAAGCTGCCCGTAAGGCATGGAGAAAAGATAACGTATAACAGCGAGGAACTTAACATACCTACCGGTAATCTTAAAGGGTCATCCGACCTTACCATTATTCAAATCCATAAGCTCGTCATCATAGTTTTCAAGAAAGTCCAAGCTAAGAAGGAGCTCACCACGCCTAACAAGCCTCTCATCAACAACCAATACATAGATTAAAACAAGACATAAGAAGCTTAAAGAATTAAGCCACAAAGCATAAAGTTTCAAACATGGGACTCCATGCGGATAAAACACAACTTCGTATATACCATTAGCAACCTCCTTAGCTTTAACGAGCACTTAAACCTTGAGGAAGTTAAACCTATTCCACTAGATTTAGGAGGGTGCTTTAAGCTCAGAGGCTATTTTTAAGGAGGTTTTCACACCTGGTTCTGGGGATTGTAGGCCTCTTACGAAGTTCCTTTATGGGTTGATTTAACCGCCTCGTACATCGGTTTGAGGCCGCTCCGGTACGTGGCTTTGCCGAGGCGTGTAACGCGCAGTTAATTTATTCATACGCCGTAAACTTGTTAGCCATGAAATTACGTTTTTAAGCCTCCACGAGTTTAAAGCTAGAAGCTCCCTAGTGGAGTGGTGGCTTTGAGCTTTAAACGCTTAGCAACCTTACTTGAGGATCAAAAAGCACCATTCAACCGCGAGCCCCGCCTTAAGCCCTTTAACGTATACCTAGAACTAGGCCTACCCTACCTTTACGCTTAAGGAGGAAGCCCTTCACGGCTAACACCGTTAACGGTGAACTAACGCGATGTCGAACCTAGGG
It contains:
- a CDS encoding (2Fe-2S)-binding protein; its protein translation is MKAKKFICLCHDVTEDDVLKAIEAGYDDLETLKRFTGATTGPCQGKSCMMHLIRILGQKGKLREAKTVVIRPPIDPVPIGIFSGEEG
- a CDS encoding 4Fe-4S binding protein, which gives rise to MNGQEYVVKGYFTLEELMKLNILPPEDRVKKGRVAVIECVQEIPCNPCAVVCKVKAIMKESISKPPRVDWDKCVGCELCISSCPGLAIFCIQIKDGKGYVSMPYELLPEPKVGDEAVLLDRSGREVGIGRIVKALRPQKQDPAFVITVETPDPKHVFEVRAVRIIRR
- a CDS encoding 2Fe-2S iron-sulfur cluster-binding protein, encoding MPDLRIYEHPILSFKRGKECTFYFEGKPVKAYENETIAAALYANGIKVFSRSFKYRRPRGFFCAIGRCSACMMEVNGVPNVRTCMVKVEEGMKVKRQKGWPSADTDFLAPILARLDLSSSAYLKMAVKPSPLRRAFTKLMRVLTGIGRVSYASVKGFKPEAYDVDVAVIGGGPAGLSAAIRAGQLCRSVLVMDDKHLLGGQLIKQTHKFFGNVTYCAGRRGFKLAEEMVETLLKLNSVKALTSTSAFGYYPREGILTAVKDNSTLVKVKAKKFIIATGAYERTLVFENNDLPGVYGAGGVQTLMNVYGIKPGEAGLMVGSGNVGLIVSYQLMQAGVNVKAIVEAAPRIGGYLVHAAKVRRLGVPIYTRHTILKALGKKRVEGAVIVQLDERFNPIPGTEKVLDCDFICVAVGLNPTYDLIQHFKPKMVLVPELGGFVPVRDVYGRVRRDVYIAGDCSGIEEAATAMLEGAIAGLHASLSLGYGGKAEWNTIMELHKELEDERSSPFSDRVKKGLKVVTVDDIERVEAEMK
- a CDS encoding acetoin utilization protein AcuC: MCKVVLVYGETYLKYDFGPTHPLRPERYRLTVELIKALDLVKHGIIELQQPRQATDDELSLVHNRDYIDFVKAASLTGYGYLDYGDTPAFKGVYEVSAYKVGGSLVAADLVMTGKCDHAFNIGGGLHHAASGRAAGFCVFNDVAITAKYLLEKYKVKRLLIVDFDAHHGDGTQEVLYNEPRALKIDLHESGRYLYPGKGFVDEMGEGDAKGFMVNVPLPPDTFNDAYLKAFDEVVVPLFKNFKPEVVIQQTGVDTHYTDILTHMALTSKGYRSYLKAMHSLVHEVGAKYVMLGGGGYSLSAVSRVWTIATSIVAGREIPVNLELPDGWKKLYQSITYAELPSIIDDEKEPELSEARKERVMREVEESIAEVKSKIFPLHGLSP
- a CDS encoding FAD-dependent oxidoreductase, translating into MNKIVIVGGGAAGLSAALNARRTRRDVDVKVVSEEPHPAYSRCGLPFVISGEIEGFEKLYIYPFEFYRTMRIDLLLKSRVLDVDVKAKTVRVLREEGKEERLAYDSLIIATGARPFIPPIKGVGMEGVYPLRTMDDARMIRSAASNAKEAVVIGGGPVGLEVANALVKLGLKVTLVEALNQVMRSSLDEDVASIIHKAVESSGVRLILGGRVSEFLGNGRLRAVVISGEEFKADLAVLAIGVRVNNELASKIGLELGPTGGIKVNPRMETSISGIYAAGDCVESIHMLSLTPTLCQLGTVAVRQGRVAGINAAGGYAIFPGVLASIVTKAFDLEVGSTGLTVWQAKRLGIDVAIGAVTWKSHAEYYPGAKDLRVKLVFERSSMRLIGGQVIGGEGVAAKVDALALAIQSRMTAYDLVNMDSCYTPPLADVWNPIALAAEIALRRA
- a CDS encoding transposase, yielding MTGRYVKFLAVIRYLFSMPYGQLEGFTRALNRLIPRLPSADYSWIRRRILTLNLSLRGSLRGSSEPIAVNSSGISVHKSGGWVTRLHGKKKRYIKIHFVVNVKTKELPNIAKKLEIKASINNHKPINTNPIPKQRSKYITIIKPQSYN